A part of Gemmatimonas groenlandica genomic DNA contains:
- a CDS encoding S8 family peptidase — protein sequence MTDDAYERARMAMRKDMMRSIVTEPLLSRIQGRSREQFDVIIELNEFYRDGLEGALVVVEKQAKQWKVRYSSVSNYVFARLSADRIRRLAADSQEHNSANRRNDAVVYRIWEDSDIAVTLTRSLTTVKADAAQRSFHALGQGIVWAVLDSGIDGSHVHFAEKQSVHGKIDTLAIRGPVEHRDYTPDGEVFAAAVDSSVPARGGAPSALVDRLGHGSHVSGIIAGHWNTEEKEGLLVVGTEVRDVSTSDRDGDKPIVAREALTSISGVAPLAKLVSLKVIADVTRTDDHKQTRGQGKVSWVLRALEDIQRWNQYGRRLLVHGVNMSVGYDFDPRWFACGQSPICSEVNRLVKSGVCVVVSAGNSGYSSYITGAGVEESSYRSLSITDPGNAELAITVGSTHRDMPHTYGVSYFSSRGPTGDGRRKPDLLAPGERIRSCAAGRERERFGHDTTTPVPVSDAEAGAVTTAPGMTAHAPEGTTLSEPSESAERALERGMVLYCEQTGTSMAAPHVSGAAAAFLSVRTEFIGQPERVKALFLMNAIDLGREPAFQGHGLLDLMKTLQAV from the coding sequence ATGACGGACGACGCGTACGAGCGCGCGCGAATGGCCATGCGGAAGGACATGATGCGCTCGATCGTGACCGAACCGCTGCTGTCCAGAATTCAGGGTCGCTCCCGGGAGCAGTTCGACGTCATCATCGAGCTCAACGAGTTCTACCGCGACGGGCTCGAAGGGGCGCTCGTGGTGGTCGAGAAGCAGGCGAAGCAGTGGAAGGTGCGGTACAGCTCGGTATCGAACTACGTGTTCGCGCGACTGTCGGCCGATCGCATCCGACGTCTCGCGGCCGATTCGCAGGAGCACAATTCGGCAAACCGTCGGAACGACGCGGTGGTGTATCGGATCTGGGAAGACAGCGATATCGCCGTCACGCTCACCCGGTCACTCACGACCGTGAAAGCTGATGCCGCACAGCGCTCCTTTCACGCCCTCGGCCAAGGCATCGTGTGGGCCGTGCTCGACTCCGGCATCGACGGCAGTCATGTGCACTTCGCCGAGAAGCAGAGCGTACACGGCAAGATCGACACGCTGGCGATCCGCGGGCCGGTCGAGCATCGCGACTACACACCCGATGGCGAAGTGTTTGCAGCCGCGGTCGATTCGTCGGTGCCCGCGCGCGGCGGTGCACCCTCGGCGTTGGTCGATCGACTTGGGCACGGGTCGCATGTGAGCGGTATTATCGCCGGACACTGGAATACGGAGGAGAAAGAGGGACTGCTCGTGGTCGGCACCGAAGTGCGCGACGTGAGCACCAGTGACCGTGACGGCGACAAGCCGATCGTGGCCCGCGAGGCGCTCACATCGATCAGCGGCGTCGCGCCACTCGCCAAGTTGGTGAGCTTGAAAGTCATCGCCGACGTCACGCGCACCGACGACCACAAGCAGACGCGCGGTCAGGGCAAGGTGAGCTGGGTGCTGCGCGCGCTTGAGGATATTCAGCGATGGAATCAGTACGGCCGACGACTGCTCGTGCACGGCGTCAACATGAGTGTCGGCTATGATTTCGATCCGCGCTGGTTTGCGTGCGGCCAGAGCCCGATCTGCAGCGAAGTGAATCGCCTCGTGAAGTCGGGCGTGTGCGTGGTGGTGTCAGCGGGCAACAGCGGCTACTCGTCGTACATCACCGGCGCCGGCGTGGAAGAAAGCAGCTATCGCAGTCTCAGCATCACCGATCCGGGCAACGCCGAGCTGGCGATCACCGTGGGCTCGACGCACCGTGATATGCCGCATACCTATGGCGTGTCGTATTTCTCCTCACGGGGTCCCACCGGCGACGGACGACGCAAGCCGGATCTGCTCGCCCCGGGTGAACGCATTCGCTCCTGTGCCGCTGGTCGCGAGCGTGAGCGCTTCGGTCACGACACGACCACGCCTGTGCCGGTATCCGATGCTGAAGCCGGTGCGGTGACTACGGCGCCGGGGATGACGGCGCACGCGCCCGAAGGTACCACGCTGTCGGAGCCATCCGAATCGGCCGAACGCGCACTGGAGCGCGGCATGGTGCTGTACTGCGAGCAGACCGGCACCAGCATGGCGGCACCACACGTCTCGGGCGCCGCGGCCGCGTTCCTGTCGGTGCGCACAGAGTTCATCGGACAACCGGAGCGCGTGAAGGCGCTGTTCCTCATGAATGCCATCGATCTGGGTCGCGAGCCGGCCTTTCAGGGACACGGGCTGCTCGACCTCATGAAGACGTTGCAGGCCGTCTGA
- a CDS encoding pentapeptide repeat-containing protein produces MYALLQSTAVAPNSLTVIDFLADFVKFWQIIVFVFGAYQFWANRRERLAADKVREAQELLDSNYQAWLVVNSAQGKGGSGGRIDALTNLARNAQSLAGVNVDGAWLVGVDLRGADLAHASFKDANLQGALLSGANLKHANLEGANLSAAQLEGTMLQGARVSGARFSAASLLRADLADLVGWREIAAVNYARLQEIQRAPHGFREWAVEQGAEGNAVSEDMSAENFSTQFRAV; encoded by the coding sequence ATGTATGCACTCCTTCAGAGCACTGCGGTGGCGCCGAACTCGCTCACCGTCATCGACTTCCTCGCGGACTTCGTCAAGTTCTGGCAGATCATTGTCTTCGTCTTTGGCGCCTATCAATTCTGGGCCAATCGCCGGGAGCGGCTGGCCGCCGACAAAGTGCGCGAAGCGCAGGAACTGCTCGACTCGAATTATCAGGCCTGGTTGGTCGTGAACAGTGCGCAAGGAAAGGGTGGAAGCGGCGGACGCATCGACGCGCTGACCAACCTTGCGCGCAATGCCCAATCACTGGCTGGCGTCAACGTGGATGGCGCTTGGTTGGTGGGCGTTGATCTGCGCGGCGCCGACCTCGCACACGCCAGCTTCAAGGACGCCAATCTCCAAGGCGCGCTGCTTTCCGGAGCCAACCTGAAGCATGCCAATCTCGAAGGGGCGAACTTGAGCGCCGCTCAACTCGAGGGGACCATGCTGCAAGGCGCGCGCGTCTCGGGTGCGCGCTTTTCAGCGGCGTCGCTCCTGCGCGCTGACCTCGCCGATCTCGTCGGCTGGCGCGAGATCGCCGCCGTGAATTACGCCCGCCTGCAGGAGATACAGCGAGCGCCACACGGATTTCGCGAATGGGCCGTCGAGCAGGGTGCAGAGGGCAATGCAGTAAGCGAGGACATGTCGGCCGAGAACTTTTCAACCCAGTTTCGCGCGGTTTGA
- a CDS encoding TonB-dependent receptor: MRHDNRPAYLTLLAAASSSLLLSASPLRAQATTKRDSAQALGKVTVTGVTGRGSARAASGVDSSVLRSTAPGTSALKAVERIPGVNMQSVDGFGMYEWSNRITMRGFQSAQIGQTMDGIPLGDMSYGNWNGLGVGRAVDASNLESTSVAQGSGALGTASANNLGGVVQYATAEPAGRQQFLLQQMGGQNSARRTLLRYDMGLKTFGGTNGVSAFLSVSRFDSDKWKGGGERLSNFPGEQDLLFGQNGFLGGAGENWHEQINLKSNLFIGSAKFTAFYNYANKKESDYMDLSLGVFNATAPGSSNFGFGPMFDYQTNWATAKQFAEASLPTYTPLTDASYYSSAQGARLDHLAYLKGEFKPTASTRVEVQPYLHLNRGGGDWHAPSYGAAYSPDPIMFRQTQYKANRGGIMAKGTASFTLGGVSNQFEVGGWYEQNESSNRRPRWRMKNYQLGPEVDFTKVLRLDYDRTADVTTTQFHVQNTNRLLNERLTLSYGAKLLTVNADFTNNGNTPTDGIVAPIFADATRPSLNVKTDATVLPQVGAVFKVNENNEVFANWSENVNQFPLSPAGGVYNAAPATFEFFKSTAKAERATTLELGARTRRGKLEAGITGYAIDYRNRLLGIALCPQTVTCATGFGNVGSVNTMGLEGVVNADLGNGLRAFGSASFNSSKFGDDYLANQADPTSRVNTKDKYVQDAPKQMATASLSYTRAKLNLTLGGRYVGERYFTYTNDLNTAGDGEGKVPGYFVSDLSARYRLGRIGALKSLELQLNMNNLLDERYIGTMGSGGFTASGDNTTFLTGAPRQIFFSLSTTF; encoded by the coding sequence ATGCGCCACGACAATCGTCCAGCGTATCTCACGCTCCTCGCCGCAGCGTCCTCGTCGCTGCTGCTCTCCGCCTCGCCTCTCCGCGCGCAGGCCACGACCAAGCGCGATTCCGCGCAAGCACTCGGCAAAGTCACCGTTACCGGGGTCACCGGCCGCGGTAGCGCGCGTGCGGCATCCGGCGTTGACAGTTCGGTGCTCAGATCGACCGCGCCCGGCACCAGCGCGTTGAAGGCGGTCGAACGGATTCCCGGCGTCAACATGCAGTCGGTCGATGGATTCGGCATGTATGAGTGGTCCAATCGCATTACGATGCGCGGATTCCAGAGTGCGCAGATCGGACAGACGATGGATGGTATTCCGCTCGGCGACATGTCGTACGGCAACTGGAACGGACTTGGTGTCGGCCGTGCCGTCGATGCGTCGAATTTGGAGTCGACCTCGGTGGCGCAAGGCAGTGGCGCGCTCGGCACGGCATCGGCGAATAATCTTGGTGGCGTCGTGCAGTATGCCACGGCCGAACCGGCAGGACGCCAGCAGTTTCTGCTACAGCAGATGGGCGGCCAGAACAGCGCCCGCCGCACGCTGCTTCGCTATGACATGGGCCTCAAGACCTTCGGCGGCACGAACGGCGTGTCGGCGTTCCTGTCGGTCTCGCGCTTCGACTCTGACAAATGGAAGGGCGGCGGCGAGCGCTTATCGAACTTCCCCGGCGAGCAGGATCTGCTGTTCGGTCAGAACGGGTTTCTCGGTGGTGCCGGCGAAAACTGGCACGAGCAGATCAACCTGAAGAGCAACCTGTTCATCGGTTCAGCCAAGTTCACCGCGTTCTACAACTACGCGAACAAGAAGGAGAGCGACTACATGGACCTGTCGCTGGGCGTGTTCAACGCCACGGCGCCGGGATCGAGCAACTTCGGCTTTGGTCCGATGTTCGATTACCAGACCAACTGGGCCACCGCGAAGCAGTTCGCTGAAGCCTCGTTGCCCACATACACGCCGCTCACCGATGCCTCGTACTACAGCTCAGCCCAAGGCGCGCGACTCGATCATCTCGCGTATCTGAAGGGTGAGTTCAAGCCAACCGCCTCGACGCGCGTCGAAGTGCAGCCGTACCTGCACCTCAATCGCGGCGGCGGCGACTGGCATGCGCCCAGTTATGGCGCGGCCTACAGCCCCGACCCGATCATGTTCCGCCAGACGCAATACAAGGCGAACCGTGGCGGTATCATGGCCAAGGGGACGGCGTCGTTTACTCTCGGCGGGGTGTCCAACCAATTCGAAGTCGGCGGGTGGTACGAGCAGAACGAGTCCAGCAACCGTCGTCCGCGCTGGCGCATGAAGAACTATCAGCTCGGTCCGGAAGTGGACTTCACGAAGGTGCTCCGACTCGACTATGATCGCACCGCCGACGTGACCACGACGCAGTTCCACGTGCAGAACACGAACCGCTTGCTGAACGAGCGTCTCACGCTGTCGTACGGCGCAAAGTTGCTCACAGTGAATGCCGATTTTACGAACAACGGCAATACACCGACCGATGGCATCGTGGCGCCGATCTTCGCGGACGCGACGCGTCCGTCGCTGAACGTGAAGACCGATGCGACCGTCCTGCCGCAGGTCGGCGCGGTGTTCAAGGTGAACGAGAACAACGAAGTGTTCGCCAACTGGTCGGAGAATGTGAACCAGTTCCCGCTGAGCCCTGCCGGTGGGGTGTACAACGCGGCACCGGCCACGTTTGAGTTCTTCAAGTCCACGGCCAAGGCCGAGCGCGCGACGACGCTCGAACTCGGTGCGCGGACGCGTCGCGGGAAGCTGGAGGCCGGTATCACGGGCTACGCGATCGACTATCGCAATCGGCTGCTCGGCATCGCGCTTTGCCCGCAGACCGTCACCTGTGCCACGGGCTTCGGCAACGTGGGCTCGGTGAACACGATGGGGCTCGAAGGCGTCGTCAACGCCGATCTGGGCAACGGCCTCCGCGCCTTCGGCTCCGCCTCGTTCAACAGCTCGAAGTTCGGCGATGACTACCTTGCCAATCAGGCGGATCCGACGTCTCGCGTGAACACCAAGGACAAGTATGTGCAGGACGCGCCGAAGCAGATGGCGACCGCATCCCTGTCGTACACGCGCGCCAAGCTGAACCTCACGCTGGGCGGCCGTTATGTGGGTGAGCGATACTTCACGTACACCAACGACCTGAACACCGCGGGCGACGGCGAGGGCAAGGTGCCGGGCTACTTCGTGTCCGACCTCTCGGCTCGCTATCGCCTGGGTCGCATCGGCGCACTCAAGTCGCTCGAGCTGCAGCTCAACATGAACAACCTGCTCGACGAGCGGTACATCGGCACGATGGGCAGCGGCGGCTTTACCGCCAGCGGCGACAACACGACTTTCCTGACCGGCGCCCCACGTCAGATCTTCTTCTCGCTCAGCACGACGTTCTGA
- a CDS encoding RagB/SusD family nutrient uptake outer membrane protein, which yields MHTSVSRSVAVRRRAAILIGTMAAASLAGCVDLAVTDPNNLSIATVFNNAANTEAALIGSFKAYTAVNRGSCPTLIYSLWGHDITTTSVTYLEFAVEPRLPINNRDNVNCATRVAYWTPYEASAGAREAFIGIRDNKLKFGAIDATTPNGADTPNRKLFAKFIIAISQLKLALATDQAYITDTITPGLNQTNVTLVPWPDVLANAKAQMNVVITEAKAGPNFTWPALFINGRPITRDELVRVMYSFLVRADVYSPRTPAARNAVNWNAVLARLDSGITRDFGWQADPAVANTASTYINNSFAQSTVRIHNRLLGPADTSGNYQAWVAAPIANRTAFTITTPDRRIHGATNSVAGTRFTRLTSTMGSASNGAYLTSSYRSTRYLNTAADSGNRAFIQIMSMDEMKFIRAEALFRVGRFTEAAALINPTRVAAGLRPADANGPPAGRDCVPRKDNGACGDLFDAIQYEKRIELYPTEGDISWWDARGWGKLVPGTPFHVPVSGRELISLGIPYYTFGGVGSPGTAP from the coding sequence ATGCATACTTCTGTGTCCCGCTCGGTCGCCGTACGCCGCCGCGCCGCTATCCTGATTGGTACCATGGCCGCTGCCTCGCTGGCAGGCTGCGTCGATCTCGCCGTTACCGATCCGAACAACCTCAGTATCGCCACGGTATTCAACAACGCGGCCAATACGGAAGCCGCGTTGATTGGCTCCTTTAAAGCCTACACGGCCGTGAATCGTGGCAGCTGTCCCACGCTGATTTACAGCTTGTGGGGCCACGATATCACGACCACCAGCGTGACGTACCTCGAGTTCGCTGTTGAACCGCGGCTGCCCATCAACAACCGCGACAACGTAAACTGCGCTACGCGCGTGGCGTATTGGACCCCGTACGAGGCGTCAGCCGGTGCCCGCGAAGCCTTCATCGGTATCCGCGATAACAAACTCAAGTTCGGCGCCATCGACGCCACCACACCGAACGGTGCCGACACGCCCAATCGCAAGCTGTTCGCGAAGTTCATCATTGCCATTTCGCAGCTCAAGCTCGCCCTCGCCACCGACCAAGCCTACATCACGGATACGATCACGCCGGGCTTGAACCAGACCAACGTCACTCTGGTGCCGTGGCCGGATGTCTTGGCGAATGCCAAAGCGCAGATGAACGTCGTGATTACGGAAGCGAAGGCGGGACCGAACTTCACGTGGCCGGCGCTTTTCATCAACGGCCGTCCGATCACGCGCGATGAACTGGTGCGGGTGATGTATTCGTTCCTGGTGCGCGCCGATGTGTACTCGCCGCGTACCCCTGCCGCGCGCAACGCGGTCAACTGGAATGCCGTGCTGGCGCGTCTCGACTCGGGTATCACGCGGGATTTTGGATGGCAGGCCGATCCGGCCGTGGCCAACACCGCCTCGACGTATATCAACAACTCGTTCGCGCAGAGTACGGTCCGGATCCACAACCGTCTTCTTGGTCCGGCCGACACCTCCGGCAATTATCAGGCGTGGGTGGCCGCTCCGATCGCCAATCGCACCGCGTTCACGATCACGACGCCGGACCGTCGCATTCATGGGGCGACCAACAGCGTTGCTGGTACCCGCTTTACGCGTCTCACGTCGACCATGGGCAGCGCGTCCAATGGTGCGTATCTCACCTCGTCGTACCGTTCCACGCGCTATCTGAACACGGCGGCCGATTCGGGTAATCGCGCCTTCATTCAGATCATGTCGATGGACGAGATGAAGTTCATCCGCGCCGAAGCGCTGTTCCGTGTGGGACGTTTCACGGAAGCTGCGGCGCTCATCAATCCGACCCGTGTGGCGGCTGGGCTTCGTCCGGCGGACGCGAACGGCCCGCCGGCCGGCCGTGACTGCGTGCCACGTAAGGATAACGGCGCGTGCGGCGACCTGTTCGACGCCATTCAGTACGAGAAGCGTATCGAACTGTATCCCACCGAAGGTGACATCTCGTGGTGGGACGCGCGTGGCTGGGGCAAGCTGGTTCCCGGCACACCGTTCCATGTTCCCGTGTCGGGGCGTGAGCTGATCTCGCTTGGCATTCCGTACTACACGTTCGGCGGCGTGGGTTCACCGGGTACCGCCCCGTAA
- a CDS encoding SusC/RagA family TonB-linked outer membrane protein, with amino-acid sequence MTDVVSKLPLAGVNVFLVGTPITASTGPDGRFIIPSAPAGLYNFDVRRLGYGPQRITNIRLVADSVTTLNVSLSITSTRLDQVTVSGSMDAQSVAKSTITVDKITSENIPVMPTGSAANLIAGKVAGVAITRPSGKPGSGVNIVLRTPISGITEAGTPPSPLFVVDGVFLNQAQSVTTQDIESMDVESIEVIKGAAAASLYGSRAAAGVIAITTRRGKGLALGTTQFQARSETGTDQFQTNLKKNQHHAFRQDANGNWLNAQDQVVPRAQRALKPLGIMDAPFTSQTYDHPKLFFNPGSTTIQSLQVQGNAAATNYNVAYTRNVFGGVLEDNEGYRRQTLRVNLDSRLNEKLNVGVSVNHTRGQDDASSPSFNNFYRIDTDVNLKEADPFPKVGFPYLIVPDSVSLYANPLYTQFIADDVIRRARTLLNANASYRPFSWLSVAGDANYDRGDYARTTYTPRGAPVVSTATSNLGTISPSIGSLREINEVTDGYIITGTVSATKTLGELTARLSQRGETRREYAPSLTTTGTDFGTEGLKAMSQARVRTTANLINDYRVLGSITNLGLSFKERYIGDFLWRREGNSLFGAANRWNTFGRASAAWILSEESWFPMPAFNQFKLRYSYGVTGVSPSFSDQYEAMTNDGTGAIRRSNLGNINITPTFTKEQEIGIDLAYKSRLSATVTYVRNDSKDVFVNVPAPAVSGYQLVRTNPAYIGGNVLELTLQGAVLTNPNGLRWDILVTGDNQKQFTRSFGRTCFDDGLQYKCDGIPLSEMWGNQNVRDKSQLAAIHRNSQAQFDVNDDGWVVPVGAGNTWRDGIAKNLWGSSVTIDGTAYGWGLPIQRRDSTGQLWYDRIGDSQPLFRFGFQNNFRYNNFRLFIQTTGQLGGDVYANSNQTFYASGDHPDVDQFGKPDEQKKPVSYYNAVSNNNNLYLAQFVESGTHLTIAELMLGYTADAKRWPFLNKVGVSRAQIDLIGRNMRTFTNYTGLNVMAGSPTVRFDDATYPMTRTLTGVVTLTF; translated from the coding sequence GTGACCGACGTCGTCAGCAAGCTACCGTTGGCCGGCGTCAACGTTTTCCTTGTCGGCACGCCCATCACGGCGAGTACCGGGCCAGACGGTCGCTTCATTATTCCCAGCGCTCCGGCAGGACTCTACAACTTCGATGTGAGGCGGCTCGGTTATGGCCCGCAGCGCATCACCAACATCCGACTGGTCGCCGACAGCGTGACCACGTTGAACGTTTCACTCAGTATTACGTCCACACGCCTCGATCAAGTGACGGTATCCGGTAGTATGGATGCCCAGTCGGTAGCGAAGTCCACGATCACCGTCGACAAGATCACGTCGGAAAACATTCCGGTCATGCCGACCGGCTCGGCCGCCAATCTGATTGCGGGTAAGGTGGCCGGTGTTGCCATCACGCGTCCGAGCGGCAAGCCGGGAAGTGGCGTCAACATCGTGCTCCGCACACCGATCTCCGGCATCACCGAGGCCGGTACCCCACCATCGCCCCTCTTCGTGGTGGACGGCGTGTTTTTGAACCAAGCACAATCGGTGACCACGCAGGACATCGAGTCGATGGACGTGGAGTCGATCGAGGTGATCAAGGGCGCCGCGGCAGCCTCGTTGTACGGCTCTCGTGCGGCGGCCGGCGTTATCGCGATCACCACCAGGCGCGGTAAAGGGCTCGCCCTTGGCACGACGCAATTTCAGGCGCGCTCCGAGACCGGCACCGATCAGTTTCAAACGAACCTGAAGAAGAATCAGCATCATGCGTTCCGGCAAGACGCCAATGGCAATTGGCTGAACGCGCAAGATCAGGTCGTGCCGCGCGCCCAGCGTGCGCTCAAACCGCTCGGTATCATGGACGCGCCGTTTACGTCGCAGACCTACGATCACCCGAAGCTGTTCTTCAATCCGGGCAGCACCACGATTCAGAGCCTGCAGGTGCAAGGCAACGCCGCCGCCACGAACTACAACGTGGCGTACACGCGTAACGTGTTCGGCGGCGTGTTGGAAGACAACGAAGGGTATCGCCGCCAAACGCTGCGCGTGAACCTCGACTCGCGGCTGAACGAGAAGCTCAACGTGGGCGTGTCGGTGAACCACACCCGCGGACAGGACGACGCGTCGAGCCCGAGCTTCAACAACTTCTATCGCATTGATACCGACGTGAACCTGAAGGAGGCTGATCCGTTTCCCAAGGTCGGTTTTCCGTACCTGATCGTTCCCGATTCGGTCTCGCTGTATGCGAATCCGCTGTACACGCAGTTTATCGCCGACGACGTGATCCGGCGTGCGCGCACCCTGCTCAATGCCAACGCCAGCTACCGTCCCTTCAGCTGGCTGTCGGTGGCCGGCGATGCCAACTACGATCGCGGCGATTACGCTCGGACCACGTATACACCGCGCGGCGCTCCGGTCGTGTCGACGGCGACGTCGAATCTCGGCACGATCAGCCCGAGCATCGGCAGCCTGCGCGAGATCAACGAGGTGACTGACGGCTACATCATCACGGGCACCGTCTCAGCGACAAAAACCCTCGGCGAACTCACGGCGCGACTGTCGCAGCGCGGTGAAACGCGCCGTGAGTACGCCCCCAGCCTCACGACTACCGGAACGGATTTCGGCACCGAAGGGCTCAAAGCCATGTCGCAGGCGCGCGTGCGCACGACCGCGAATCTCATCAACGACTATCGCGTGCTCGGCTCCATCACCAACCTCGGCCTCAGCTTCAAGGAACGCTACATCGGCGATTTCCTCTGGCGCCGTGAAGGCAACTCGCTGTTCGGTGCCGCCAATCGCTGGAACACCTTCGGCCGAGCCTCGGCCGCCTGGATTCTGAGTGAGGAAAGCTGGTTCCCGATGCCGGCGTTCAATCAGTTCAAGCTGCGCTACAGCTACGGCGTGACTGGTGTGAGCCCGAGCTTCAGCGATCAGTATGAGGCGATGACGAACGACGGCACCGGCGCGATCCGCCGCAGCAATCTTGGCAACATTAACATCACGCCGACGTTCACCAAGGAACAGGAAATCGGTATCGACCTCGCGTACAAGTCGCGCCTGTCGGCGACGGTCACGTATGTGCGGAACGACAGTAAGGATGTGTTCGTGAACGTGCCGGCACCGGCCGTCTCGGGTTACCAGCTCGTTCGCACGAATCCCGCGTACATCGGCGGCAACGTACTCGAGTTGACGCTCCAGGGCGCGGTGCTGACCAACCCCAACGGGTTGCGCTGGGACATTCTCGTGACGGGAGACAATCAGAAGCAGTTCACGCGCAGCTTCGGGCGTACCTGCTTCGACGACGGCCTGCAGTACAAGTGCGACGGGATCCCGCTCAGCGAGATGTGGGGCAACCAGAACGTCCGGGACAAGTCGCAGTTGGCCGCCATTCACCGCAACTCGCAGGCGCAATTCGACGTCAACGACGACGGCTGGGTGGTGCCGGTGGGTGCGGGCAACACGTGGCGCGATGGTATTGCCAAGAACCTGTGGGGCAGCTCCGTCACGATCGATGGCACCGCCTACGGCTGGGGGCTACCGATTCAGCGCCGCGATTCCACGGGACAGCTTTGGTACGACCGCATCGGCGACAGTCAGCCGCTCTTCCGCTTCGGTTTCCAGAACAATTTCCGATACAACAACTTCCGTCTCTTCATCCAGACGACGGGGCAGTTGGGTGGCGATGTGTACGCCAACAGCAACCAGACGTTCTACGCCTCGGGTGACCATCCCGACGTCGACCAGTTCGGCAAGCCAGACGAACAGAAAAAGCCGGTGTCCTACTACAACGCCGTGTCGAACAACAACAACCTGTATCTCGCGCAGTTCGTGGAAAGCGGTACGCACCTGACGATCGCGGAGCTCATGCTGGGCTACACGGCAGACGCGAAGCGTTGGCCCTTCCTGAACAAGGTTGGTGTGTCGCGCGCGCAGATCGATCTGATCGGACGGAACATGCGCACGTTCACGAATTACACCGGCCTCAATGTCATGGCCGGCTCGCCGACGGTACGCTTCGACGATGCTACGTATCCCATGACGCGCACGCTGACCGGCGTCGTTACGCTTACCTTCTGA
- a CDS encoding carboxypeptidase-like regulatory domain-containing protein encodes MGQLPKVFRNVRSAYAGLALLIVPSLLRAQPVAAQSRDELVGWVVDAAGKPMGDAEVLIAGTSYTTRSDAKGFWRFADPPTGPHVVLARQIGYVPYQREVIVVRSSKDTLSLLLRRYPRTLSTVEVTAKANSATATAVAQGQRLIQMRVGAGRLYTREYILETRPYSIAELVQGVPGMTIQRLRGNGTDGEVVATISRNRGGASGTQGVGNDGFSNPCPMQFFLDTSPIEGDQVGRLDPSMFRSVEVYPMNVVIPGLPQRADRCGAIVINSFRR; translated from the coding sequence ATGGGCCAGTTACCGAAAGTCTTCAGGAATGTGCGCAGCGCCTATGCGGGACTCGCGCTGCTGATCGTGCCGTCGCTGTTGCGGGCGCAGCCGGTGGCCGCGCAATCCCGGGACGAGCTGGTGGGCTGGGTGGTGGACGCCGCCGGCAAGCCGATGGGCGACGCCGAAGTGCTGATCGCCGGCACCTCGTACACAACACGAAGCGATGCAAAGGGATTCTGGCGGTTTGCCGATCCGCCGACGGGCCCGCACGTCGTGCTGGCGCGCCAGATCGGATATGTACCGTACCAGCGTGAAGTGATCGTGGTGCGCTCCTCGAAGGACACCTTGTCACTACTACTACGGCGCTATCCGCGCACGCTTTCAACAGTTGAAGTCACCGCCAAGGCCAATTCCGCGACTGCTACGGCGGTGGCTCAGGGTCAGCGACTGATCCAGATGCGCGTCGGCGCCGGTCGCCTCTATACCCGGGAGTACATTCTCGAAACGCGTCCTTATTCGATTGCTGAACTCGTGCAAGGTGTGCCGGGCATGACCATCCAGCGGCTTCGTGGCAACGGCACCGACGGCGAAGTCGTAGCGACGATCTCCCGTAACCGCGGTGGGGCAAGTGGGACGCAAGGCGTGGGGAACGATGGGTTCTCCAATCCGTGTCCGATGCAATTCTTCCTCGATACATCGCCCATCGAAGGCGATCAGGTTGGTCGACTCGATCCATCGATGTTTCGCAGTGTCGAGGTGTATCCCATGAACGTCGTGATCCCAGGCTTGCCACAACGCGCTGATCGTTGCGGCGCGATCGTGATCAATTCGTTCAGGCGTTGA